In Sardina pilchardus chromosome 10, fSarPil1.1, whole genome shotgun sequence, one genomic interval encodes:
- the cnot1 gene encoding CCR4-NOT transcription complex subunit 1 isoform X3, with the protein MNLDSLSLALSQISYLVDNLTKKNYRASQQEIQHIVNRHGPEADRHLLRCLFSHVDFSGDGKSSGKDFHQTQFLIQECVCLITKPNFISTLCYAIDNPLHYQKSLKPSPHLFTQLSKVLKLTKVQEVIFGLALLNSSSSDLRGFAAQFVKQKLPDLLRSYVDADLGGNQEGGFQDIAIEVLHLLLSHLLFGQKGFSGVGQEQIDVFLKTLCRDFPQERCPVVLAPLLYPEKRDILMDRILPDSGELTKTMMESSLAEFMQEVGYGFCASVDECRNIILQYGVREVTASQVARVLGMMARTHSGLSDGIPLQSISTPGSGIWSDGKDKSDGSQAHTWNVEVLIDVVKEVNPNLNFKEVTYELDHPGFMIRDSKGLQIVVYGIQRGLGMEVFPVDLIYRPWKHAEGQLSFIQHSLMNPDVFCFADYPCHTVAIDILKAPPEDDNREIATWKSLDLVESLLRLSEVGQYDQVKQLFSFPIKHCPDMLVLALLQISTSWHTLRHELISTLMPIFLGNHPNSAIILHYAWHGQGQSPSIRQLIMHSMAEWYMRGEQYDQAKLSRILDVAQDLKSLSMLLNGTPFAFVIDLAALASRREYLKLDKWLTDKIREHGEPFIQACVTFLKRRCPSIMGGLAPDKDQPKSAQLPPETLATMLACLQSCAGNVSQELSETILTMAANCSNVMNKARQPPPGVMSKVRAPSTSSLDAISPVQTLEPLSMGSLSLGTPAAPHTPSMPGFPTTLGGSAFSNPQSPAKVFPPLTTQNPSATFGIGLSTQLPAPLGIGSTLGMPAVNSDPFGTRKGTPSLNPPTFQQTDLSQVWPEANQHFSKEIDDEANSYFQRIYNHPPHPTMSVDEVLEMLQRFKDSSIKREREVFNCMLRNLFEEYRFFPQYPDKELHITACLFGGIIEKGLVTYMALGLALRYVLEALRKPFGSKMYYFGIAALDRFKNRLKDYPQYCQHLASIAHFLQFPHHLQEYIEYGQQSRDPPVKMQGSITTPGSLALAQAQAQSQVPKAPQPGQASTLVTTATTTTTAAKTTTITRPTAVFKKDVPPSINTTNIDTLLVATDQTERIVEPPENVQEKIAFIFNNLSQSNMSQKVEELKETVKEEFMPWVSQYLVMKRVSIEPNFHSLYSNFLDTLKNPEFVKMVLNETYRNIKVLLTSDKAAANFSDRSLLKNLGHWLGMITLAKNKPILYQDLELKSLLLEAYVKGQQELLYVVPFVAKVLESSLRSVVFRPLNPWTMAIMNVLAELHQEHDLKLNLKFEIEVLCKNLSLDINDLKPGNLLKDKDTLKNLEEQLSAPKKETKPPEEMLPVVTTESLLFAPAPSAPATTTACTATGPPTPQFSYHDINVYALAGLAPHINININIPLLQAHPQLKQCVRQSIERAVQELVHPVVDRSIKIAMTTCEQIVRKDFALDSEESRMRVAAHHMMRNLTAGMAMITCREPLLMSIATNLKNSFAAALRAPTPQQREMMEEAAGRIAQDNCELACCFIQKTAVEKAGPEMDKRLATEFELRKHARQEGRRYCDPVVLTYQAERMPEQIRLKVGGVDPKQLAVYEEFARNVPGFLPSNDLSQPTGFLAQPMKQQAWATDDVAQIYDKCIADLEQHLHAIPPALAMNPQTQALRSLLEAVVLARNSRDGIAALGLLQKAVEGLLDATSGADPDLLLRYRECHLLVLKALQDGRAYGPQWCNKQITRCLIECRDEYKYNVEAVELLIRNHLVNMQQYDLHLAQSMENGLHYMAVAFAMQLVKLLLVDERSVSHITEADLFHTIETLMRTSAHSRANAPEGLPQLMDVVRSNYEAMIDRAHGGPNFMMHSGISQASEYDDPPGLREKAEYLLREWVNLYHSAAAGRDSTKAFSAFVGQMHQQGILKTDDLITRFFRLCTEMCVEISYRAQAEQQHNPAASAAIIRAKCYHNLDAFVRLIALLVKHSGEATNTVTKINLLNKVLGIVVGVLIQDHDVRQTEFQQLPYHRIFIMLLLELNAPEHVLETINFQTLTAFCNTFHILRPTKAPGFVYAWLELISHRIFIARMLAHTPQQKGWPMYAQLLIDLFKYLAPFLRNVELNKPMQILYKGTLRVLLVLLHDFPEFLCDYHYGFCDVIPPNCIQLRNLILSAFPRNMRLPDPFTPNLKVDMLSEINIAPRILTNFTGVMPSQFKKDLDSYLKTRSPVTFLSELRSNLQVGGATLGPWKHLQQSDTSLDQVSNEPGNRYNIQLINALVLYVGTQAIAHIHNKGSTPSMSTITHSAHMDIFQNLAVDLDTEGRYLFLNAIANQLRYPNSHTHYFSCTMLYLFAEANTEAIQEQITRVLLERLIVNRPHPWGLLITFIELIKNPAFKFWSHDFVHCAPEIEKLFQSVAQCCMGQKQAQQVMEGTGAS; encoded by the exons ATGAATCTTGACTCGCTCTCGCTGGCTTTGTCTCAAATCAGCTACCTGGTGGACAATTTAACTAAGAAAAACTACAGAGCCAGCCAGCAGGAAATACAACAT ATTGTGAATCGTCACGGCCCTGAGGCAGACAGGCATCTACTTCGCTGTCTCTTCTCGCACGTCGATTTCAGTGGCGATGGTAAAAGTAGTGGCAAAGACTTCCACCAG ACACAGTTTTTgatccaggagtgtgtgtgtctgatcacaAAGCCAAACTTTATTTCAACACTCTGTTACGCCATTGACAATCCCCTGCACTATCAGAAG AGCTTAAAACCATCACCCCATTTGTTTACTCAGTTGAGTAAAGTCCTCAAGCTTACAAAGGTTCAGGAG GTGATATTTGGCCTCGCTCTCCTTAACTCCAGCAGCTCAGACCTACGAGGCTTTG CTGCCCAGTTTGTGAAGCAGAAGCTTCCAGACCTCCTTCGCTCATACGTGGACGCCGACCTTGGGGGCAACCAAGAAGGTGGATTCCAGGACATAGCAATAGAGGTTCTGCACCTGCTTCTTTCCCATCTTCTGTTCGGGCAGAAGGGCTTTAGTGGGGTTGGACAAGAGCAAATCGACGTATTCCTCAAAACACTGTGCAGAG ATTTTCCGCAGGAGCGTTGTCCTGTGGTGCTCGCACCACTTCTGTACCCTGAGAAACGGGACATTCTCATGGATAGGATCTTGCCAGACTCTGGAGAGTTAACCAAGACCATGATGGAAAGTTCGCTTGCCGAGTTTATGCAGGAAGTTGGTTATGGCTTCTGTGCAAG TGTGGATGAATGCCGAAACATAATCCTGCAGTATGGCGTGAGGGAGGTCACTGCAAGCCAGGTGGCCAGAGTGCTGGGCATGATGGCCCGCACACACTCTGGTCTATCTGATGGGATTCCTCTACAG TCCATTTCCACGCCTGGTAGTGGCATATGGAGCGATGGGAAGGACAAGAGCGACGGCTCTCAGGCCCACACCTGGAATGTTGAAGTTCTAATAGATGTTGTCAAGGAAGTT AATCCTAATTTGAACTTCAAAGAGGTGACTTATGAGCTGGACCACCCTGGGTTTATGATCCGGGACAGCAAGGGATTGCAGATTGTAGTCTACGGGATTCAGAGGGGACTTGGCATGGAGGTCTTCCCTGTAGATCTCATTTATAGACCCTGGAAGCATGCAGAAGGGCAG TTGTCTTTCATCCAGCACTCCTTGATGAATCCTGATGTGTTCTGCTTTGCTGATTATCCCTGTCACACTGTCGCCATTGACATCTTGAAGGCTCCCCCTGAAGACGATAACCGGGAGATAGCTACCTG GAAGAGTCTGGACCTGGTGGAGAGTCTCCTGCGGCTGTCTGAGGTGGGCCAGTACGACCAGGTGAAGCAGCTGTTCAGCTTCCCCATCAAGCACTGCCCAGACATGCTGGTGCTGGCACTGCTGCAGATCAGCACGTCCTGGCACACGCTGCGCCACGAGCTCATCTCCACCCTCATGCCCATCTTCCTGGGGAACCATCCCAACTCTGCCATCATCCTGCACTACGCCTGGCATGGACAG GGCCAGTCCCCATCCATCCGCCAGCTCATCATGCACTCAATGGCAGAGTGGTATATGAGAGGGGAGCAGTACGACCAAGCCAAGCTCTCGCGCATATTAGACGTGGCTCAGGACTTAAAG TCTCTCTCCATGCTGCTAAATGGTACTCCATTTGCCTTTGTAATTGACCTTGCTGCACTTGCCTCTCGCCGTGAATACCTCAAACTTGACAAATGGCTGACCGATAAAATCCGAGAGCACGGG GAGCCCTTCATCCAAGCCTGCGTGACATTTCTAAAGAGACGCTGCCCCTCCATCATGGGCGGTCTAGCACCTGACAAGGACCAGCCCAAAAGTGCTCAGCTTCCTCCTGAAACACTGGCTACCATGTTAGCGTGTCTGCAGTCTTGTGCTGG GAATGTGTCCCAGGAGCTTTCGGAAACCATCCTGACCATGGCGGCTAACTGTAGTAATGTGATGAACAAAGCGCGCCAGCCACCGCCGGGAGTTATGTCAAAGGTCCGCGCTCCGAGCACCAGCAGTCTCGACGCCATCTCTCCAGTCCAG ACTCTGGAACCTCTTTCCATGGGCTCCCTGAGCCTGGGCACGCCGGCCGCCCCCCACACCCCGAGCATGCCAGGCTTCCCCACCACATTGGGGGGCTCTGCTTTCAGCAACCCACAGTCTCCAGCCAAGGTCTTTCCTCCTCTGACCACCCAAAACCCCAGTGCCACTTTTGGAATAGGTCTCTCCACACAACTTCCAG CTCCACTTGGTATTGGCTCTACACTTGGGATGCCAGCGGTCAACAGTGACCCATTTGGCACTAGGAAGGGCACCCCGAGTCTGAACCCACCCACCTTTCAGCAGA CTGACCTATCTCAGGTTTGGCCTGAGGCTAACCAGCACTTTAGTAAGGAAATTGATGATGAGGCCAACAGCTACTTCCAGCGCATCTATAACcatcccccacaccccaccatgTCTGTTGATGAG GTGCTGGAGATGCTGCAGAGGTTTAAGGACTCCAGTATCAAGCGCGAGCGTGAGGTGTTCAACTGTATGCTGAGGAACCTGTTTGAGGAGTATCGCTTCTTCCCCCAGTACCCAGACAAAGAGCTGCACATCACGGCTTGTCTGTTTGGGGGCATCATTGAGAAGGGCCTAGTCACATACATGGCTCTGGGGCTGGCACTGAGATATGTTCTTGAAGCCTTAAGAAAACCCTTTGGATCCAAAATGTATTACTTTGGGATTGCTGCACTAGATAGGTTTAAAAATAG GCTAAAGGATTATCCACAGTATTGTCAGCACTTGGCATCCATAGCTCATTTTCTCCAGTTCCCCCATCATTTACAAGAG TATATCGAGTATGGACAGCAGTCACGGGACCCCCCTGTGAAGATGCAGGGCTCCATCACCACACCAGGCAGTCTAGCGCTGGCCCAGGCTCAGGCCCAGTCCCAGGTCCCCAAAGCCCCCCAGCCTGGACAGGCCAGCACCCTGGTCACCaccgctaccaccaccaccaccgctgccaaaaccaccaccatcaccaggcCTACTGCTGTCTTTAAGAAAGATGTGCCA CCCTCTATAAATACGACCAACATTGACACACTGCTGGTGGCCACTGATCAAACAGAGAGGATTGTAGAGCCACCTGAGAATGTGCAAGAGAAAATTGCCTTCATCTTCAACAACCTCTCTCAGTCCAACATGTCCCAAAAG GTTGAGGAGCTAAAGGAGACCGTAAAGGAGGAGTTCATGCCTTGGGTATCTCAGTACCTAGTCATGAAGAGGGTCAGCATTGAGCCAAATTTCCACAGCTTGTATTCCAACTTCCTGGATACACTGAAGAACCCAGAGTTTGTGAAGATGGTTCTGAATGAGACTTACCGGAACATCAAG GTCCTTCTTACCTCTGACAAGGCAGCTGCTAACTTTTCTGATCGCTCCCTGCTGAAGAACTTGGGACACTGGCTGGGGATGATTACTCTTGCAAAAAACAAGCCCATCTTATATCAG GATTTGGAATTGAAATCCTTGCTGCTTGAGGCCTATGTCAAAGGCCAGCAGGAGTTGCTGTATGTGGTACCATTTGTTGCCAAAGTCCTCGAGTCCAGCCTCCGCAGTGTG GTCTTCAGGCCCCTGAATCCTTGGACAATGGCCATTATGAATGTACTGGCAGAGCTGCATCAGGAACACGACTTAAAG TTGAACCTGAAGTTTGAAATTGAGGTTCTGTGTAAGAACTTGTCACTGGACATCAACGACCTGAAGCCGGGGAACCTGCTGAAGGACAAGGACACACTGAAGAACCTGGAGGAGCAGCTGTCTGCACCAAAGAAGGAGACCAAGCCGCCCGAAGAGATGTTGCCTGTAGTCACTACAG AATCTCTTCTGTTTGCACCTGCTCCCTCAGCTCCAGCCACTACCACAGCCTGCACCGCTACCGGTCCCCCCACGCCTCAGTTTAGCTACCACGACATCAATGTGTATGCCCTAGCAGGGCTGGCCCcgcacatcaacatcaacatcaat ATCCCCCTGTTGCAGGCCCACCCTCAGCTGAAGCAGTGCGTGCGGCAGTCCATCGAGCGCGCCGTGCAGGAGCTGGTGCACCCCGTGGTGGACCGCTCCATCAAGATCGCCATGACCACCTGCGAGCAGATCGTCAGGAAGGACTTTGCGCTGGACTCGGAGGAGTCCCGCATGCGCGTGGCGGCCCATCACATGATGCGCAACCTGACCGCCGGCATGGCCATGATCACCTGCAGAGAGCCGCTCCTCATGAGCATCGCCACCAACCTCAAGAACAGCTTCGCTGCAGCACTTAGG GCTCCCACccctcagcagagagagatgatggaggaggCGGCCGGCCGCATTGCCCAGGACAACTGCGAGCTGGCGTGCTGCTTCATTCAGAAGACCGCCGTGGAGAAGGCCGGTCCTGAGATGGACAAGCGGCTGGCCACA GAGTTTGAGCTGAGGAAGCACGCCCGGCAGGAGGGCCGGCGCTACTGTGACCCCGTGGTGCTCACCTACCAGGCCGAGCGCATGCCAGAGCAGATCAGACTGAAG GTGGGTGGTGTGGACCCAAAGCAGCTGGCTGTTTATGAGGAGTTTGCCCGAAATGTCCCTGGCTTTCTCCCAAGCAATGATCTGTCTCAGCCCACAGGATTCCTGGCCCAGCCAATGAAG CAGCAGGCATGGGCCACTGATGACGTGGCTCAGATCTATGACAAGTGCATTGCCGATCTGGAGCAGCACCTGCATGCCATCCCCCCGGCCCTGGCCATGAACCCACAGACCCAGGCTCTGCGCAGCCTGCTGGAGGCCGTGGTGCTCGCACGCAACTCCCGCGACGGCATCGCCGCCCTGGGCCTGCTGCAGAAG gCTGTGGAGGGCTTGCTGGATGCCACCAGCGGTGCTGATCCAGACCTGCTCCTGCGCTACAGAGAATGCCACCTGCTGGTGCTCAAAGCACTCCAGGACGGACGGGCCTACGGCCCACAGTGGTGCAACAAGCAGATCACCAG GTGCCTGATTGAGTGCCGTGACGAGTACAAATACAATGTGGAGGCAGTGGAGCTGCTGATCAGAAATCACCTGGTGAACATGCAGCAGTATGACCTCCACCTGGCACAG TCCATGGAGAACGGGCTGCATTACATGGCCGTGGCATTTGCCATGCAGCTGGTCAAGCTGCTGCTCGTAGATGAGCGCAGTGTGAGCCACATCACGGAGGCCGACCTCTTCCACACCATCGAGACCCTGATGAGGACCAGCGCCCACTCCAGAGCTAATGCCCCAGAagg GCTGCCCCAGCTGATGGATGTGGTCCGCTCCAACTATGAAGCCATGATTGACCGCGCTCACGGCGGCCCCAACTTCATGATGCACTCTGGGATCTCCCAGGCATCTGAGTACGATGACCCTCCAGGCCTCCGCGAGAAGGCCGAGTACCTGCTGAGGGAGTGGGTCAACCTGTACCACTCTGCAGCCGCCGGCCGGGACAGTACCAAAGCCTTCTCGGCTTTCGTGGGCCAG ATGCACCAGCAGGGCATCCTCAAGACGGACGACTTGATCACGCGCTTCTTCCGTCTCTGCACGGAGATGTGTGTGGAGATCAGCTACCGGGCGCAGGCCGAGCAGCAGCACAACCCTGCGGCCAGCGCCGCCATCATCAGAGCCAAATGCTACCACAACCTGGACGCCTTTGTGCGCCTCATCGCCCTACTGGTCAAGCACTCTGGAGAGGCCACCAACACGGTCACCAAGATCAACCTGCTCAACAAA gtgctGGGCATTGTGGTGGGCGTTCTGATCCAGGACCACGACGTGAGACAGACTGAGTTCCAGCAGCTGCCTTACCACCGCATCTTCatcatgctgctgctggagctcaaCGCCCCGGAGCACGTGCTGGAGACCATCAACTTCCAGACCCTCACTGCCTTCTG CAATACCTTTCACATCTTGAGGCCTACAAAAGCCCCTGGCTTTGTCTACGCATGGCTGGAGCTGATTTCTCACAGAATCTTCATTGCCAGGATGCTAGCACACACCCCACAGCAGAAG GGTTGGCCTATGTATGCTCAGCTGCTCATTGATCTGTTCAAGTACTTAGCCCCCTTCCTGAGGAATGTCGAGCTCAACAAACCTATGCAAATCCTGTACAAG GGCACTCTCCGGGTGCTTCTGGTCCTGCTCCATGATTTCCCAGAATTCCTGTGTGACTACCATTATGGCTTCTGTGACGTCATCCCTCCCAACTGCATCCAGCTGCGAAACCTGATCCTGAGTGCCTTCCCCCGCAACATGAGACTTCCAGACCCCTTCACCCCCAATCTGAAG GTGGATATGTTGAGTGAAATTAACATTGCTCCACGCATCCTCACTAACTTTACTGGAGTGATGCCCTCCCAATTTAAGAAGGATCTCGACTCCTACCTGAAGACGCGCTCTCCTGTCACCTTCCTCTCTGAGCTGCGCAGCAACCTGCAGGTAGGGGGCGCCACTCTGGGTCCCTGGAAGCACTTACAGCAAAGCGACACATCCTTAGACCAG GTGTCCAATGAGCCCGGCAATCGCTACAATATTCAGCTGATCAATGCGCTGGTGTTGTACGTGGGCACTCAGGCCATCGCTCACATCCACAATAAGGGCAGCACCCCCTCTATGAGCACCATCACACACTCGGCACACATGGACATCTTCCAGAACCTTGCCGTGGACCTGGACACTGAGG GCCGCTATTTGTTCCTGAACGCAATAGCCAACCAGCTCCGCTACCCGAACAGCCACACACATTACTTCAGCTGCACCATGCTTTACTTGTTTGCTGAAGCTAACACAGAGGCCATTCAGGAGCAAATCACCAG AGTCCTGCTGGAGAGGCTGATTGTGAACAGGCCGCACCCATGGGGATTGCTCATCACCTTCATTGAGCTCATCAAGAACCCGGCCTTTAAGTTCTGGAGCCACGACTTTGTCCACTGCGCTCCGGAGATCGAGAA GTTGTTCCAGTCGGTGGCTCAGTGCTGTATGGGGCAGAAGCAGGCCCAGCAGGTGATGGAGGGCACGGGTGCCAGCTAG